In the Candidatus Bathyarchaeia archaeon genome, GACACGACTATACCAGCAAAAACTCCATACGTGGCTTGGATTCGAGACTGAATGTATCCTCTGTATGCAACTTCTTCGGCGAAGGCTCCGAATACGGAAAAAATAAGGTAGACGGCAAACGCAAGCGGCAAAAAGTAGTAACTGTAAAGTTCATATCCTCTCAACGAGGGAAATGTGATGAACCTTATCGATGCACCCAACGCCAGCGTGATGCTGTACCACAAAACTTGAAACAGACCCGCTAAAAATAAACTAACCAGAATTAGCCGTGAACCCTGAAAGCGGAAAAACGCTCTAAGTGACTTTTTTAAGTCAAGTTTTATGAGCAACAGCGCCAGTATAAAAACCGCAGAATATGACAATATTAGCATGGCAAAAATGGGTTCGATAGTCCAGCTCCAGATTGGGTATCTCACGAAGTATATTATGTAGCTTGTGAGCAGCAGAAGAGCGGCTCCTGTGAAGGTTTTGCTTGCGGATTTTGTCATGCTCTCATCCTTGTTGCTGCTGGTTGTTGAAGTGATGTTGGAAAATTAGGTTTCTGGTACGATTGCTTTCCGTCCTGTCTGTTGAGCGGTTTGTGGTACGCGTCTTGAGTGTCTTGTTTGGCCGAACTGTTTATGTTCTGCTTTTACTACAGGGTCTGTAGTACTACAGCCCCTGTAGTAATTTTTTTGTTTGTTGTGCGTTGATGGCTTGTGTTTTTCGTGTTTGTGTTTTCTATTTGAGGACATAAATAATTGCCAATAACGCTTGATACTAATCAATATCCTTATATCTGCATTGATGCGTATCGATGATGGGTAACAACTTGAAAGTCGCCCTAACCGTAAACGCAGACGAGTTAAAACTCGCTCAACTGCTATCCAAATTCGCCGAAAAATACAACATGTCCTACAAACTAAACCGCCACAACTCAGGCTTCCTTCTAGAGGCAAACTTGGGCAGCGACGATTTAGGCGAATTCATACGACGCATGAACCACCTCAAAGGCGCTGAATTTGCAATCCAAGAAATCCGAGGCGGCGGACCGTTAGATCAACTTAACGTTGCCTTAACGCGAACCAACGCTGACTCTCTTATCGGCAAAGAAGCAATCGCGAAAAGCGACCTAGACCCTCTCGACGGCGGAGCAGTCAAAATCGGTGGTGACGTTTGGCTCGCACGCCCCGTAGATGAGACCGCTATTAAGCTGGGCTCGATAGTGAGAGTGGTCCGCATCGAAGGCGTTACCTTAATCGTGGAAGGAGTAAACGAATAAATGTACGAACTTGAAATAGCAATTGCTCTCATAGCCGCCGCGATAGTTATCGCCATATCCATGTTAGCAGTCAAAAAAGTCAACCAATACGAAAAAGGCATAGTGGAAAGATTCAACGCATACGAAAAGATGGTGGAACCAGGACTAAGACTGATTGTACCGTTCGTGGAACGCATTTTCCGCGTCAACATGCGCGAACAAGTCATCGACGTGCCACCACAAGAAATCATCACCGAAGACAACGTAGTCGTAACAATAGACGCGGTCATATACTACCAAGTTATAGACGCCAAACGTGCCCTTTATGAAATTGAAGACTTCGAACTCGGCATCGTGAAACTCGCCCAAACTACTCTGCGAAACATCGTCGGCGAAATGTCCTTAGACGTCTGCCTCACCAGCAGAGAAAAAATTAACGTGGAACTCCGCAGCGTCCTTGACCAAGCAACCGACAAATGGGGCACCAAAGTTAACCGCATCGAACTCCAACGCATAGACCCCCCACTAGACATACAGACCGCTATGCACAAGCAAAAAACTGCCGAGCAGGAACGTCGCCAACTTCGACTGTTAGCCACTGGACGCAAAGAAGCCGCAGAACAAGAAAAAGCTGCCGCCATCCTTAAAGCACAAGGCGAAAAACAATCTGCTATCTTGCAAGCGGAAGGTGAAGCCAAATCGGTGGAGCTGGTCGCGGAAGCTCAAGCCAAAGCCATCAAGCTGGTGTCTGAATCTGCAAACCAGTACTTCAAAGAGAACGCGCAGCTAAACAAGAAACTTGATGTTGTTCGCGACACCTTTAGTCAGCAAACCAAGGTTGTGGTTCCCGCAAACTCTGATATCCTCAACGTCATCGGACTTGAAGGAGCGGTGCTGCCGGTTAAGAAGCAAACAAAACAGAGTAGTGATGGTTCAAGCAGCTAAACTTTGGGGATACCCATGGATACTTTCCTCATTTTCCCCATAATCTTTCTGCTGTTTGTCGGATTCATCTTCATAGTGACGACCATAGCCACAGTTTCAAAAAATCGGTCCACAAAAAAGTCCCAATACCAAAGCAAAGAAGGTGTACATTACAACCCCGCTGGATTTAGCCCCCAAATGGAACTCGACATCCGACTGCCCTACCGCCGATTCAAGCAAATCTATCCCCACAGCAACATCAGCTACGAACAGTACAAGCAACTTCAAAAACAGCGCGCGTTTAAGCGTTCAAGAAGCAACCAAGAAAACAGTCGAATGGTCAGATAAGGGCAATCAACCTTTTCCTCCTTTTTGGAGCAGTCTACTTCCTTTTGGTTCTCACATTTTTCCAACAAAAGAGACATCATTTTTACCTGTCATGAACCCATTTGCTGTCAAAAGCTAATTCTTCTTCTTCGCGGCAGCAATCACAGTACCCACATGAAAAAGGAAGGCTTGCTGAGCCGTCTTCTGCTTCAATTCGCTTCGCCATCGCGTCATCTCTTCGGACGTTGCCACTTTGGCTTTTGTAGCTTCAGACGTCAACCAGTCGCTGAAAGGAGTCTCCTCGAAGTCTCGAATAATTATCGACATAACCTTAACTTGTATATCCGTAAAGCCCCCTGACTGGACTATTCCGAGCAGTTGCCTTCCAGCCAACCCGTTTGGGCGCATGTGGCTGCTAAAGAAGCTGGTTAGGCGCCGCTCCAACTCAAGGTCACTAAAGTTCACCGAGACGCTTGTCCAGTCAGTGTCCACAAGGGAAAGGATTCCGCCCTGCTTTAGCACCCGCTTCATCTCACTAAACACCCGAGGCGCCGAAGCAGGAGGCAACACTTGAAACAAACGCTTAGCATAAACACGGTCAAACCTGTTGTCCTCAAATGGAAGCTCATGTGCATCCCCCACCAGTTGCCCAACGTTCGAGTGCTGTTTGGACACGGCTTGAGCTTGCTCTATCATTCTGGCGTCGCAGTCAATACCCACAACCAACCCACCTGAACCCGACGCCTCAGAAAATACAGGTGCAGCGGTGCCGGGACCGCAACCCAACTCCAAAACCCGCATTCCCCGCCCAATCTGCAACATGCGATAACTTTCTTGATTAACTGCGTCTTCGTCGTGAGCCCTCTTTTTGAGGAACTCGGCAGTTACGTAGCTTTTGTTTTCTTTGGCGGGATGCAACCTGAAGCCTCGGCTATAGGGTTAGTGGAATGTGCAATTAAAAAACTGTGCAACAAAAAATAAGAAGGGTTAGAGGAGGTGCCGTGCTATGCCTACCAGACGGGGCTTGCGCATGAGTACCTTCGCTAAAATCGAGAGTTTGGAGCCTCTTGCGAACTCTATGATGTCTTCGGGTTTTAGCACGTCGACAAGGTCGTTAAGGTCTTGGTCTGAAAGCTTCTCCAGCACTTCACGTAGCTTCTCTACGCGTTTGAGGTGGTTGCCCCGTTCTTCCCACCATGTTTCATTATATTTGCTTAGGGCGGTTTTGGAAACGTCGTTTTTCTTGATGCAGTCCATGATGACGTCGGCTGCCATTTGTCCTGAGATGACGGCTTCTTTGATGCCTCCGCCGTGAATCGGGTTTACGTGGTTGGCTGCTTCGCCGCAGAGCACGAAGCCGTTGGTGACCATGTCTTTGACTAAGCCGCCAACAGGGACGCAGCCTGCGTTAACTTCGATTATGCTGCCTTTGCTGATTTCAGGGTGCTCTTTGAAGAACTCCTGCATGTAGGCTGTGGGTTTTTTGTCTTGAGGTACTATGCCTAAGCCGACGTTGGCGCGGTGTTCGCCTTTGGGAAACACCCACACGTAACCTCTTGGCGCGAGAACGCTGGAGAGGTAAATGTGAATGAGGTCGGGAATCATGTCAACGTTGGTCATTTCATACTGGATACAGCTGTCAATCAAGTTGATTTTGGAAAACACGCCCAGCGCCTGATTGCGGATAGCAGTTTCGGCTCCGGCGGCGCAGACGACGACGCGGGCTTTCTCTTCAAACTCATTACCCATGAATTCGCCTTTAACGCCAGTGAAGTAGCCGCGGTCATCTTTGATTAAGCTGGAAATGTATGTGTTAGCCTGAATCGCTGCGCCTGCTTTGACTGCTTCTTCAGCGAGCCATTTGTCAAAGACCTTGCGCTCTAAAATGAAGCCGCCCTCAGTCAAAATGGCATCCAAGTACCTGCCGTCGGGGGCGTAGACTCTGGCGCCGCGCATTTTTTGGGCGATGCATCGGTCTGGGATTTTGCCCACGACGTTTTGGCTGGCTTCGCTTAAGCCTTCCCCGCAGCGTTTGGGGGAGCCGATTTCGGCGCGTTTTTCGAAGACTTTGACGGAGAAGCCGTTTTCGGCGAGTTTTTTGGCGCAGCATGTTCCTGCTGGGCCTGCGCCTATGATTACGACGTCTATCATGGTTTGGTCACCTTTATGGCTTCTACGGGGCAGGCTTTCTCGCAGACCCCGCAGAACTGGCAGAGTTTTTGGTCGTAGATTACTTTGTCTCTTAATTCTAGTGCGGCGGTTGGGCAAACAGAGACGCAGCCTCCGCATCTGAGGCATTTGTTGTTGTCTATATTCCAGGTCATGAGCTGTCACCCTCCACGTTCATGTGGTGTATTTTTTATACTATGTGGGATAAGTAAACCTTAAGGGTGTGTGTTCTTATAAATTAGCAAGTAAGCCCTTCCACACCAAGTGAGCAAACATGAGCACCAAAATCGCCCTCAGCTTCGAACTACGTCAACTCATCGAAACCCGCATGGAACAAACCCTCAAAGGCGTACAGGACACACTTGTCAAAATCATGGAAAAACAAGAACTCGACCCCCAAGCCCTACAAGACGAACTCAAAAGCTTGGAACAAACCTTCAATATGCTCTTTCAAAAATGGAACCTTGAAATCCTCTACTCACTTTTTCTCAAGACCTCCATCGGTTTTGGCGAATTCAAAAAAGTTTTAGGCGTAAACAGCCGCACCCTCTCTGACAAGCTAAAGCTGATGGCGGAAAGTGGCTACATCAACCGTAACGTAACCTCCGGTCCCCCACTGCGCGTTGAGTACACCTTAACGCCTAAAGGCAGAAACATCGTGCTGCTGGCAATTCCTCTGCTGTACTATTCTGCATCAATTTGACCTCCCCTGTAGACTTTCTTAAACGGCAAAGCTATAGCTGTCGTCTCTTTTATGGTCTCAAAAATCATGCATGTCAAAGTCTTCTCTATTCCGCTGATGAGGCGCAGCTTATCCACCACGAATTTGCCTACAACATCCACATTTTCTGCTCGCAGCTTCACCAGCAAATCCCAGTCACCCGTGATGATGTGCACTTCCTGCACCTCAGGGAATCGGGCGATTTCCTCCGCCACAGTTCGTTGTGAAACGGGTGAACCGTCAATTTTGGAGCGGTACGAGACCGAGGCTAAAATGAGTGCTGCGGTTCCTGAGCCCAGCTTGTCGGCTGCTACGATGGCGTGGTAGCCGCGTATGATGCCTTGTTCTTCCATGCGTTTGATTTTTGCAAAAACTGTGGTTAAGGGTGTGTCGATTTTTTTGGAGATTTGTTTGGCGGTGAGTTTGCTATCTCCTTGGATGAGTGCCAGTATGGCTAAGTCTTTTTCGTCAAGCTTAACAGACATACCTGTAATTATTACGGTCTTTTTCCTATAAACCTTCAGTTTTTTGGAATAATTACCACTTTTTATATAAAAAATTTATAATCCAGCCTGCTCTACTTGGAGAACAGAAAAAATTCGAGATGAATAATCTTGACTAAAATAACAACAATACCCTGCATGCCCTTAAGCGAAATGCCAAAACCTTTAGACCAACTCTCCGAAAATGAACTAAAACGAAAAGTGTGCATAGGCAAAATCATGACCCATACCCTGCAGTCCCTAACCTCCGCCTTCATCGCCGACGGCTACCAATGGCTACTGCCCATCGCCCTCTCCCAAAGCACCGACCCCCTATGGCCCGACCCAGGCGCCTCCATCGGCAAACGCATCGAAGTTGACATCTACGGAAAAGTCGTCCGCACCACCGCCAGCATGATTGTTCACAAACTAGTCGCCACGAGCTTAGCATACCCCAAACTGTTCATAGTTTCACCCAACATCAGGATCGAAAAAGCAGAACGCGCCAAAACAGGCAAACACATCTACGAATTCACCCAAATTGACTTTGAAGCCCAAGGCGCAACCACTAAAGACATCTACGCTTTCATGGAAAAAGCCATCATTAACCTTGTCACCAGCGTCAAAAAAGACCTCCAACCCGAACTAGAAACCCTCAGGTGCGACCCCGTAAAAGTTCCCGCCGCACCCTTCAAAATCTTAGACAAGGAAGACCTTGTCGCTGATTACGGTGCAGAATGGGAAGCATCCATTGCCGACGAAATCGAGGAGCCCGTGTGGGTAACTAACATTCCACGCGAGTTTTATGACTTCGAAGACTTCAAGACAGGCAAATGGGACAACTATGACCTTTTCATGCCCAAATTTGGGGAAGTTCTCAGCGGATCCAAACGTGAATGGGACTACAACAAAATGATCACGAAAATGGACCGCGACCAAGTCAAGCAGGAAAACTTTGCAGTCTTGCTTAAACTGGCTAAAGAAGGTAAAATCAAGCCCTCTGCAGGTGCAGGCATCGGCATGGAACGCATCGTAGGCTGGATAACTGGTGTTAAACACATAGCTGAAACGCAGCCGTTTCCAAGAATCCCTGGAACCGTCAACGAGCTTTAACCATGTGTAAAGAACTGCCATGTTAAACGGCACAATCATCAACTTTTTCTTTTTGTGCACAAAGTTTATCATTTACCTAAGCAACATGAAAAGGGAGAAAGTGCAACGTGCCTATCAACTGGTTGAAGGTTGAAACCCGTTTTTCTCCTGGCCACTCGGGGGCACATTACCGTAAAAATTTAATTAGGCGATCAACATGTAC is a window encoding:
- a CDS encoding lysostaphin resistance A-like protein, translated to MTKSASKTFTGAALLLLTSYIIYFVRYPIWSWTIEPIFAMLILSYSAVFILALLLIKLDLKKSLRAFFRFQGSRLILVSLFLAGLFQVLWYSITLALGASIRFITFPSLRGYELYSYYFLPLAFAVYLIFSVFGAFAEEVAYRGYIQSRIQATYGVFAGIVVSAVFFALQHIHVFQLPWIENFFEGQFFIALIGGLFMGYLYYRTKGDIWSVFTFHAVGNILSVALPLEVTYAFPYAGWISTAIAYAATFTVLHILPLKLNQPLKPVKDKAQLF
- a CDS encoding NfeD family protein, whose product is MGNNLKVALTVNADELKLAQLLSKFAEKYNMSYKLNRHNSGFLLEANLGSDDLGEFIRRMNHLKGAEFAIQEIRGGGPLDQLNVALTRTNADSLIGKEAIAKSDLDPLDGGAVKIGGDVWLARPVDETAIKLGSIVRVVRIEGVTLIVEGVNE
- a CDS encoding SPFH domain-containing protein gives rise to the protein MYELEIAIALIAAAIVIAISMLAVKKVNQYEKGIVERFNAYEKMVEPGLRLIVPFVERIFRVNMREQVIDVPPQEIITEDNVVVTIDAVIYYQVIDAKRALYEIEDFELGIVKLAQTTLRNIVGEMSLDVCLTSREKINVELRSVLDQATDKWGTKVNRIELQRIDPPLDIQTAMHKQKTAEQERRQLRLLATGRKEAAEQEKAAAILKAQGEKQSAILQAEGEAKSVELVAEAQAKAIKLVSESANQYFKENAQLNKKLDVVRDTFSQQTKVVVPANSDILNVIGLEGAVLPVKKQTKQSSDGSSS
- a CDS encoding methyltransferase domain-containing protein translates to MHPAKENKSYVTAEFLKKRAHDEDAVNQESYRMLQIGRGMRVLELGCGPGTAAPVFSEASGSGGLVVGIDCDARMIEQAQAVSKQHSNVGQLVGDAHELPFEDNRFDRVYAKRLFQVLPPASAPRVFSEMKRVLKQGGILSLVDTDWTSVSVNFSDLELERRLTSFFSSHMRPNGLAGRQLLGIVQSGGFTDIQVKVMSIIIRDFEETPFSDWLTSEATKAKVATSEEMTRWRSELKQKTAQQAFLFHVGTVIAAAKKKN
- a CDS encoding geranylgeranyl reductase family protein, encoding MIDVVIIGAGPAGTCCAKKLAENGFSVKVFEKRAEIGSPKRCGEGLSEASQNVVGKIPDRCIAQKMRGARVYAPDGRYLDAILTEGGFILERKVFDKWLAEEAVKAGAAIQANTYISSLIKDDRGYFTGVKGEFMGNEFEEKARVVVCAAGAETAIRNQALGVFSKINLIDSCIQYEMTNVDMIPDLIHIYLSSVLAPRGYVWVFPKGEHRANVGLGIVPQDKKPTAYMQEFFKEHPEISKGSIIEVNAGCVPVGGLVKDMVTNGFVLCGEAANHVNPIHGGGIKEAVISGQMAADVIMDCIKKNDVSKTALSKYNETWWEERGNHLKRVEKLREVLEKLSDQDLNDLVDVLKPEDIIEFARGSKLSILAKVLMRKPRLVGIARHLL
- a CDS encoding indolepyruvate ferredoxin oxidoreductase subunit alpha; the protein is MTWNIDNNKCLRCGGCVSVCPTAALELRDKVIYDQKLCQFCGVCEKACPVEAIKVTKP
- a CDS encoding winged helix-turn-helix transcriptional regulator, giving the protein MSTKIALSFELRQLIETRMEQTLKGVQDTLVKIMEKQELDPQALQDELKSLEQTFNMLFQKWNLEILYSLFLKTSIGFGEFKKVLGVNSRTLSDKLKLMAESGYINRNVTSGPPLRVEYTLTPKGRNIVLLAIPLLYYSASI
- a CDS encoding Lrp/AsnC family transcriptional regulator, which codes for MSVKLDEKDLAILALIQGDSKLTAKQISKKIDTPLTTVFAKIKRMEEQGIIRGYHAIVAADKLGSGTAALILASVSYRSKIDGSPVSQRTVAEEIARFPEVQEVHIITGDWDLLVKLRAENVDVVGKFVVDKLRLISGIEKTLTCMIFETIKETTAIALPFKKVYRGGQIDAE
- a CDS encoding asparagine synthetase A, producing the protein MTKITTIPCMPLSEMPKPLDQLSENELKRKVCIGKIMTHTLQSLTSAFIADGYQWLLPIALSQSTDPLWPDPGASIGKRIEVDIYGKVVRTTASMIVHKLVATSLAYPKLFIVSPNIRIEKAERAKTGKHIYEFTQIDFEAQGATTKDIYAFMEKAIINLVTSVKKDLQPELETLRCDPVKVPAAPFKILDKEDLVADYGAEWEASIADEIEEPVWVTNIPREFYDFEDFKTGKWDNYDLFMPKFGEVLSGSKREWDYNKMITKMDRDQVKQENFAVLLKLAKEGKIKPSAGAGIGMERIVGWITGVKHIAETQPFPRIPGTVNEL